AGCCCAGCTCGCCAAGGGGATGGATCTTGCGGGAAACCGCCGCACCCAACGCGTCTGCGCCGTTACCGACGATCGAAGAGACGCTGGCATCCTTCTCGCCTGCGTTTTCCTTTCCCGCCATGAGGTTCTCCTATTCCAGTGCGAGTGATACCAGTAATCTTCCTGTGGTTTCAGAAGATTCGTGTCATCAAAACTTGATATGAAGCGACAGATGCCCGTCTTGAGCTTGCTGATTGGGCAGGTAGGTTGCCCGAGAATCTGAACAAAAGCAGTGGTAAGTACAGTAGATGCTGGCCTGACTCAGAGGAAAGCCGGTTTGTCTACGTCAGAATTCGGCCTGTTGACTCCCACGTTGGCGCGTACCAGCTGTTCGGGGTGATCTACCAACGCGGCCACCAGCGCCGCCACGCTCTTGCGTGATACTTCGGTCCCTTTAAAAGGCTCGTCCCGGCCAGTAATTTCATAATCCACCTCATCCTCGTCCTGGAGCCAGGCGGGGCGCAAAATGGTGTAGTCGGAATCGGATGCTTCGATAAGGTCTGCGGATGTCCGATACCGAGGCAGGTACTGGCCAATCTCATTGCGATTCCACTCGCCGAACTTTCCCGGCACTTCATCATAGATGCCAAGCGAGTTCACAAAGATCAGCCGCGTGACACCGCTGGACTTCATCGCCGCCAGAATGTGCACCGTCTGCTTGTCCACCTCGCCCGCGAGATTGGCATAAACAATGTCCTTTCCCTCCATGAGACGGGGCAGCAGTTTCTTGTCCATGACGTCGCCAATGACAATCCTGGCATTCGGAGGTTCGGCACTGGTCAGTTTTTTGGCATCGCGTACGAGCAAGGTTTGCTCGACGTTCTTGCGTTCGCCCAGCATACGTACAACCCAACGAGCGATTTGACCACTGGCGCCCAGAATCAGTACTTTGGTCATGATGTCCTTCTTGAGTAACTGGGCCTCACCATCGGCGGCAAGGCCGATGACTGTTCGGATCTGCCGCTGAAAAGATCTTCCAGTTCGGCTTTACAGGTTTTCCTTATAAAAAGGAATCAGCTTGGCCAATGCCTGGCGGACTGGTTCGGGCTTGTCATACAGATCGTAATGAGACCAGCCTTCAACGACGACAAGCTCTTTCTTCCTGGAGGCAGCCCGACCGATGATTTCGCAGCCATCCCGGTAGGCGCCAAATCCTCCAACCTTGTCCCCAACAACCACCATCAAAGGCTGCGTGAGCAAGGTTTCGCACAGATGGAAAGCATCCCAGCCGACGGCTGCGGCTTGATGGGAGAACAGTGAACGGTTCAGGCCGTTTGGCGCACGGCCACGGTCAGTGCGGTAGTAGTCGGTTGCCCCCAGGACGTCAACATCCTTGATACCAGCTTCCTTGGCGGCGTCGGGCGAAGACGGCAGCAGGTCATCGACACGCAGCTCTGCACCACGAGCCTCTGCCGTTCGCTGCTTTGCCATTGCCTCCAATGCAGCGATCGGGTTAAAGCCGCTGAAGCCCTCGCGCATCAGACGACCGTAGTTCGCCCCCGTGACGGTGCCGACGACCTTGATACGACGTTCAGTCATGGAGGCGTTAATTGCATAGCCGCCGCCGCCACAGATACCGAGTACGCCAATCCGTTCTTCATCGACATAAGGCAGCGTCACCAGGTAGTCACAGACCACACGGAAATCTTCGACACGCAGCGTTGGATCTTCGATGAATCGTGGCTCGCCACCGCTGTCACCCTGGAAACTGGCGTCAAAGGCGATAACGACAAAGCCTTCCTTGGCCAGGGCTTCGCCGTAGACCTTACCCGAAGTTTGTTCTTTGCAGCTCCCGATGGGGTGGGCGCTGATGATTGCCGGATACTTTTTACTTTCATCGAAATTTGGCGGGAAGTGCAGGTCCGCCGCGATGTCCCAGTAGGTGTGCTTGATTTTGACGCTTTTCATCATGATCTCCTTGTCGCAGCCAAGTTGGAATTCAGGGTGCTGTCCTTGATCGATGCGCACCCGTAAGTACACTTTAGACCTACTATTTGGTTTGTCATAGCCATCAATCTGCACTACAGTTGTATCCCTAAATTGACAATGCGACTGAGATGGATCCTTCATTACTTCCGGCTCTTGCCTGGTTTGCCCATGTGGCGCACCACCGCAGCTTTACCAAAGCAGCGGCAGAGATGGGCGTCTCGCGCGCCAATCTGTCGCAAAACGTGACAGCACTGGAGCGCCGCTTGAACGTCAAGCTTCTCTACCGCACAACGCGCGACATGTCGCTGACCGAAGAGGGGCAGCGTCTGTATGACGTCTGGTATCCCGCGCTAATTGCCGTGGAGCGCACGGTACAAACCATGCATGACATGCGTGACGAGCCGACTGGCCTCGTACGTGTGAACACGTCCCGTGTCGCCGCAAGGATTCTGCTGGAGCCCTATTTGAACGAGCTTTGTACTCGCTACCCCAAGCTTCAACTGGAACTCGTAATGGACGATGCGTTAGCTAACATCGTGGCAGCTGGTTACGATGTCGGCATTCGCATTGGTGAAAGCTTGGCCGAACACATGGTCGCCATGCCAGTTTCGCCCGCGTTAGCGATGGCGGTCGTGGGTACCCCAGCCTATTTTGAAAAGCATGGACGACCCAGCACGCCGGCTGAGCTCTCTCAGCATAACTGCTTACGTTTTAGGCGGGTTGGCGGAGGAATTCATCCCTGGGAGTTCACGTCGCCTGATG
This window of the Massilia sp. WG5 genome carries:
- a CDS encoding SDR family oxidoreductase, giving the protein MTKVLILGASGQIARWVVRMLGERKNVEQTLLVRDAKKLTSAEPPNARIVIGDVMDKKLLPRLMEGKDIVYANLAGEVDKQTVHILAAMKSSGVTRLIFVNSLGIYDEVPGKFGEWNRNEIGQYLPRYRTSADLIEASDSDYTILRPAWLQDEDEVDYEITGRDEPFKGTEVSRKSVAALVAALVDHPEQLVRANVGVNRPNSDVDKPAFL
- a CDS encoding alpha/beta hydrolase: MKSVKIKHTYWDIAADLHFPPNFDESKKYPAIISAHPIGSCKEQTSGKVYGEALAKEGFVVIAFDASFQGDSGGEPRFIEDPTLRVEDFRVVCDYLVTLPYVDEERIGVLGICGGGGYAINASMTERRIKVVGTVTGANYGRLMREGFSGFNPIAALEAMAKQRTAEARGAELRVDDLLPSSPDAAKEAGIKDVDVLGATDYYRTDRGRAPNGLNRSLFSHQAAAVGWDAFHLCETLLTQPLMVVVGDKVGGFGAYRDGCEIIGRAASRKKELVVVEGWSHYDLYDKPEPVRQALAKLIPFYKENL
- a CDS encoding LysR family transcriptional regulator, with product MDPSLLPALAWFAHVAHHRSFTKAAAEMGVSRANLSQNVTALERRLNVKLLYRTTRDMSLTEEGQRLYDVWYPALIAVERTVQTMHDMRDEPTGLVRVNTSRVAARILLEPYLNELCTRYPKLQLELVMDDALANIVAAGYDVGIRIGESLAEHMVAMPVSPALAMAVVGTPAYFEKHGRPSTPAELSQHNCLRFRRVGGGIHPWEFTSPDAGGHTFMVEPKGSFITNDDDGMIRAALQGVGLMQHIDIAVQEHLKSGALVRVLQAWCKPFAGFYIYAPTRAQMPAKVRALIDFLVEKRADRVS